A window of the Sabethes cyaneus chromosome 1, idSabCyanKW18_F2, whole genome shotgun sequence genome harbors these coding sequences:
- the LOC128744136 gene encoding nucleoporin Ndc1, which produces MSTFERTDLLPVPCREKECRTICGERFIYAIVYSIGVQFALLIVFLLLVNVSLLHPIGWMLNSLKLLCSISTWLYTMPLISAIILYGIVLAKSYFAGAECPATRFQQLLRSITHKTALLTVNSAIGFLTAWLYTRFLREDYSMLFQANKNGTYILNEKYLFLLLGGTVAGVYYFLKNRFDKSRVHFPVIQQARYLQIRAQLYSILYRSLFQSFVPTMLYISFFYIFSCIYLRYKLANLFDGVSLSDESSLGSFWSIVFDVRVMLFCWILFSHILSNMKLMQMMICLFLTEYKEFPLEKSTEVYLVEALGCKQFPIIQQLAALNLFSIAEECDPTRRNQLYALSIPGGHAYNWNSVSNECIRLIREFSMELCKSVQDAKPKVSPEVAKLRPTASMEAEKLVAKQYNESFGIRSLSNAVSGSVEASKPQTGGIHQTVDRQLNSLFRSIPGYRYFFEKVKPQSCILESDQLQQIVWISQALASLAAHSITEDKFGVVQKNLPIILKTLLQLKAAVDRVSSIQLDVKRIDRNYLALKAATKRSLYRITHAFADYLADLRLDPHDLDILQGFVNYMEV; this is translated from the exons ATGTCGACATTCGAG CGAACTGATCTGTTACCGGTTCCATGTCGAGAGAAGGAATGTAGAACCATTTGCGGGGAACGATTTATTTACGCCATAGTTTACAGCATCGGGGTCCAGTTTGCACTTCTGATTGTGTTCCTGCTGCTAGTCAACGTCAGCTTACTGCATCCTATCGGATGGATGCTGAATTCGCTTAAACTTTTGTGTTCTATATCAACATGGCTCTATACTATGCCCTTGATTAGTGCGATAATTTTATACGGAATCGTGTTGGCTAAATCCTACTTCGCAGGAGCAGAATGTCCAGCAACACGATTTCAACAATTACTACG ATCAATAACTCATAAAACGGCACTGTTGACGGTAAATTCTGCTATCGGCTTTCTTACTGCCTGGTTATATACGCGTTTCTTGCGAGAGGATTATAgtatgctgtttcaagcaaacAAAAATGGAACATACATTCTCAATGAGAAATATCTATTCTTGCTGCTTGGCGGAACAGTAGCGGGAGTTTACTACTTTCTTAAAAACAGATTCGACAAATCTAGAGTACACTTTCCTGTTATACAACAGGCGCGTTATTTGCAAATCCGAGCACAATTGTACTCGATTTTATATCGGTCGCTGTTCCAATCATTTGTGCCAACAATGCTTTATATAAGCTTTTTCTATATCTTCAGTTGCATATATTTGCGATATAAACTGGCAAATCTGTTCGATGGAGTTTCTCTTTCGGACGAATCCTCTCTGGGATCGTTCTGGTCGATTGTATTTGATGTACGCGTTATGTTGTTTTGCTGGATTTTATTTTCGCACATATTGAGTAATATGAAACTAATGCAAATGATGATCTGCCTGTTCCTGACGGAATATAAGGAATTCCCATTGGAGAAATCTACAGAGGTTTATCTGGTTGAAGCTCTGGGATGTAAGCAGTTTCCCATCATTCAACAACTAGCAGCTCTAAACTTATTTTCGATTGCTGAAGAATGTGATCCCACCCGACGTAATCAGTTGTACGCTCTATCGATCCCCGGAGGGCACGCGTACAACTGGAACAGCGTATCGAATGAATGCATTCGTCTTATACGAGAGTTTTCCATGGAATTGTGCAAATCAGTTCAAGATGCAAAACCAAAAGTGAGCCCGGAAGTAGCTAAGCTGCGGCCCACTGCCTCAATGGAAGCAGAAAAACTTGTGGCAAAACAATATAATGAAAGCTTTGGCATTCGTAGTTTATCAAATGCAGTGTCTGGATCAGTGGAAGCTTCTAAACCGCAGACCGGAGGAATTCACCAGACTGTAGATCGTCAGCTCAATTCGTTATTTCGTTCCATCCCAGGatatcgatactttttcgaaaaAGTGAAACCCCAATCGTGCATTCTGGAGTCCGACCAGTTGCAGCAAATCGTATGGATCAGCCAGGCGCTGGCCTCGCTGGCGGCGCATTCTATTACCGAAGACAAGTTCGGAGTGGTGCAGAAAAATCTGCCGATCATTCTCAAAACGCTACTGCAACTCAAGGCAGCAGTAGACCGAGTCAGCTCAATTCAGCTGGACGTGAAAAGAATCGATCGCAACTATCTCGCTCTCAAGGCGGCCACGAAAAGAAGTCTCTACCGCATCACGCACGCCTTTGCGGATTATCTCGCCGACCTTAGACTGGACCCGCACGATCTGGATATATTGCAGGGCTTCGTTAACTACATGGAGGTGTAG